The Hyalangium gracile genome includes a window with the following:
- a CDS encoding beta-ketoacyl synthase N-terminal-like domain-containing protein, whose translation MRRVGIFGWGVVAPRSKDIEVFERNLASGESWLSPFNGFGPDNFLVGMPDFTFSEYKPWVDARFPSSRFAQLEKKMGLPAQYAIAAFIQALRQNPGLEQELQSLGIRSHVYVGTGLGDLPTIHDITLDLYRAQRRWNRFWAEPSRNSALRQWMETREARPGMPPAPETVEETERDQAEEAWWQYWTAQSPELREYLAELREIEALGVEGDVESAKLAVIKEKRTRNARLQKKWGAPEPPWNSVSSNVLWNIHNSPASQISMLGKLTGMTFAPVAACSSFGYGLKLAMDAIQRGDAKAVVMGMTDPPPHPLVVGGFYNARVISADGTVSKPLTALRGTHVAGGAVLWILGDFEHFTAKGFKPLGMEPLAVGVTADADHIITPSKDGPTAAMQAALSAAHCAPSEVGSWDLHATATPGDFLEVETLRGLLPESVLVTARKGTFGHGMSAGGGWELTAQYLGYARGRLFPTPLQTAELNREIGKVHGRFVYDQEVPPPPGVAGKLSMGVGGINACVISRPWR comes from the coding sequence GTGCGCAGAGTAGGAATCTTCGGTTGGGGTGTCGTTGCCCCTCGTTCCAAGGACATCGAAGTCTTCGAGCGCAACCTCGCGTCCGGGGAGAGTTGGCTGTCCCCCTTCAACGGTTTCGGGCCCGACAACTTCCTGGTGGGGATGCCGGACTTCACCTTCTCCGAGTACAAGCCGTGGGTGGACGCCCGCTTCCCGTCCAGCCGCTTCGCGCAGCTCGAGAAGAAGATGGGCCTGCCCGCGCAGTACGCCATCGCCGCGTTCATCCAGGCGCTGCGGCAGAACCCGGGGCTCGAGCAGGAGCTGCAGTCGCTGGGCATCCGCTCGCACGTGTACGTGGGCACCGGCCTGGGCGACCTGCCGACGATCCATGACATCACCCTGGACCTGTACCGGGCCCAGCGGCGGTGGAACCGGTTCTGGGCGGAGCCTTCGCGCAACTCGGCGCTGCGCCAGTGGATGGAGACGCGGGAGGCGCGGCCCGGGATGCCTCCGGCGCCGGAGACGGTGGAGGAGACGGAGCGTGATCAGGCCGAGGAGGCCTGGTGGCAGTACTGGACCGCTCAGTCTCCGGAGCTGCGGGAGTACCTGGCCGAGCTGAGGGAGATCGAGGCGCTGGGCGTGGAGGGGGACGTGGAGTCCGCCAAGCTCGCCGTCATCAAGGAGAAGCGCACCCGGAACGCGCGGCTGCAGAAGAAGTGGGGAGCGCCCGAGCCGCCGTGGAACTCGGTGTCCTCCAACGTGTTGTGGAACATCCACAACAGCCCGGCGTCGCAGATCTCCATGCTGGGCAAGCTCACCGGCATGACGTTCGCGCCGGTGGCGGCGTGCTCCTCGTTCGGCTACGGGCTGAAGCTGGCGATGGATGCCATCCAGCGCGGCGACGCCAAGGCCGTGGTGATGGGGATGACGGATCCGCCGCCGCACCCGCTGGTGGTGGGAGGCTTCTACAACGCCCGGGTCATCTCGGCGGACGGCACGGTGTCCAAGCCGCTCACGGCGCTGCGAGGCACGCACGTGGCGGGCGGCGCGGTGCTGTGGATCCTGGGGGACTTCGAGCACTTCACGGCCAAGGGCTTCAAGCCGCTGGGCATGGAGCCGCTGGCGGTGGGCGTGACGGCGGACGCGGACCACATCATCACTCCGTCCAAGGACGGCCCCACGGCGGCGATGCAGGCGGCGCTGAGCGCGGCGCACTGCGCGCCGAGCGAGGTGGGCAGCTGGGACTTGCACGCCACGGCCACGCCGGGAGACTTCCTGGAGGTGGAGACGCTGCGGGGGCTGCTGCCGGAGTCAGTGCTCGTCACGGCGCGCAAGGGCACCTTCGGCCACGGCATGTCTGCGGGCGGTGGGTGGGAGCTGACGGCGCAGTACCTGGGCTATGCCCGGGGCCGCCTCTTCCCGACGCCGCTGCAGACCGCGGAGCTGAACCGGGAGATCGGCAAGGTGCACGGCCGCTTCGTCTACGACCAGGAGGTGCCACCGCCTCCGGGCGTGGCGGGCAAGCTCTCCATGGGCGTGGGCGGCATCAACGCCTGTGTCATCTCGCGCCCCTGGCGCTAA
- a CDS encoding DUF6250 domain-containing protein — translation MGQAKRKEKAKAKSQERAQRKSVEVAREKPAEAAPAPEKPAEGASPAAPAQGTASEASFTPWVKPQGLSPRGWAVLVAAILVVQFPLIHRALLRGEPEVTTQVPYRQDFSDPGVVARDFHSIGGFWRVVNGQLLAPQVKNNPLWLEARLPEDVVVEFDVRSEYPEGDIRVEVFGNGVDPASGYVLVHGGWNNTLSVLARQDLNAPSLRSLQQKAQTAAQRLGLPSADLVNSGVYFASTKVRVESNTLPVQAGRTYRYRIERHGGLLRWSIDGQLFLEFNDPFPLTGPGHDRLGLSGFESQIYFDNLRVLQQEGSLPPAESLRPPPAPPPGPFADSFDRDTLGDDWNVTNPSAVKLENGALTVQLLHNRPVWLKKPIPTNATIEFDAWTDNPQGDIKVEAWGDGRSFYAGDLRLQYTATGYVFIFGGWRNSQSVIARQTEHTPDRAVRDGKAVEPGKRYHFTITRRGATIEWSIDGQPFLSMRDASPLEGPRNQYFGFSGWETKVHFDNLKIQPL, via the coding sequence ATGGGTCAAGCCAAGCGCAAGGAAAAGGCGAAGGCGAAGAGCCAGGAGCGCGCTCAGCGGAAGAGCGTGGAGGTGGCGCGGGAGAAGCCCGCTGAGGCGGCTCCCGCGCCCGAGAAGCCCGCGGAGGGCGCCAGCCCCGCCGCCCCGGCGCAGGGCACCGCGTCCGAGGCCTCCTTCACCCCCTGGGTCAAGCCCCAGGGGCTGTCCCCGCGAGGTTGGGCCGTGCTGGTGGCCGCCATCCTCGTGGTGCAGTTCCCGCTGATTCACCGGGCGCTGCTGCGCGGCGAGCCCGAGGTCACCACCCAGGTGCCCTACCGGCAGGACTTCTCGGATCCCGGCGTGGTGGCGCGGGACTTCCACAGCATCGGCGGCTTCTGGCGCGTGGTGAATGGCCAGTTGCTCGCCCCGCAGGTGAAGAACAACCCGCTGTGGCTCGAGGCGCGGCTGCCGGAGGACGTCGTCGTCGAGTTCGACGTGCGCTCGGAGTACCCCGAGGGCGACATCCGCGTGGAGGTTTTCGGCAACGGCGTGGACCCGGCCTCCGGGTACGTGCTGGTGCATGGCGGGTGGAACAACACGCTGTCGGTGCTCGCGCGGCAGGACCTCAACGCGCCCTCGCTTCGCTCGCTCCAGCAGAAGGCGCAGACGGCGGCCCAGCGCCTGGGGCTGCCGTCCGCGGACCTGGTGAACTCGGGGGTCTACTTCGCGAGCACCAAGGTGCGCGTGGAGTCCAACACCCTGCCGGTGCAGGCGGGCCGCACCTACCGCTACCGCATCGAGCGGCACGGCGGGCTGCTGCGCTGGAGCATCGACGGGCAGCTCTTCCTGGAGTTCAACGATCCGTTCCCGCTCACGGGCCCGGGGCATGATCGGCTGGGCCTGTCCGGCTTCGAGTCGCAGATCTACTTCGACAACCTGCGCGTGCTTCAGCAGGAGGGCTCGCTGCCGCCGGCCGAGTCGCTGCGGCCGCCCCCGGCCCCGCCGCCCGGCCCCTTCGCCGACAGCTTCGATCGCGACACGCTGGGCGATGACTGGAACGTCACCAACCCGTCGGCCGTGAAGCTGGAGAACGGCGCGCTGACGGTGCAGCTGCTGCACAACCGGCCGGTGTGGCTCAAGAAGCCCATCCCCACCAACGCCACCATCGAGTTCGACGCCTGGACGGACAACCCGCAGGGCGACATCAAGGTGGAGGCGTGGGGCGACGGCCGCTCCTTCTATGCGGGGGACTTGCGGCTGCAGTACACGGCGACCGGCTACGTCTTCATCTTCGGCGGCTGGCGCAACAGCCAGTCCGTCATCGCCCGGCAGACCGAGCACACGCCGGACCGGGCCGTCCGGGACGGCAAGGCCGTGGAGCCGGGCAAGCGCTACCACTTCACCATCACCCGCCGTGGCGCCACCATCGAGTGGAGCATCGACGGCCAGCCCTTCCTCTCCATGCGGGATGCATCCCCGCTCGAAGGCCCGCGCAACCAGTACTTCGGGTTCTCGGGATGGGAGACGAAGGTGCACTTCGACAATTTGAAGATCCAGCCGCTATAG
- a CDS encoding molecular chaperone DnaJ, giving the protein MAKGGQTPKDPASPEMLAAWKRMEAGDVAGARREASRILAADPSPDDRAQAEELLRRTRTPPAVYAFAALALVILLLLVALALSRY; this is encoded by the coding sequence ATGGCGAAAGGCGGACAAACGCCCAAAGATCCGGCCTCCCCGGAGATGCTCGCCGCCTGGAAGCGGATGGAGGCGGGGGATGTGGCGGGGGCCCGGCGCGAGGCCTCTCGCATCCTGGCCGCCGACCCCTCGCCGGACGACCGGGCGCAGGCCGAGGAGCTGCTGCGCCGCACCCGGACGCCCCCGGCGGTCTATGCTTTCGCCGCGCTGGCGCTCGTCATCCTCCTGCTCCTCGTCGCGCTGGCGCTCTCTCGCTATTAA
- a CDS encoding DUF4159 domain-containing protein — MSARRVTRRNLLLGTAALLPLLSRRASAFGEKSRFIPAVVKHGGRWDLRLNGLRRIAWELQRRTSVEVLPEARPCLLDSSEIFEYPFLYFGGEGSFPALSDAEVENLRRYLTFGGFLLADANDGSDGDGFDSSFRREMARVLPQSPLSTVPSTHVVFKTFFLLDAAPGRLLNKPHLQACMLGKRAAVMYSQNDLAGAWSRTEAGDYEFDVSPGGEPQRELAIRMGINLCMYALCLDYKDDAVHLDIILNKRR; from the coding sequence ATGAGCGCCCGGCGAGTCACCCGTCGCAACCTCCTGCTCGGCACGGCCGCGCTGTTGCCGCTGTTGTCGCGGCGGGCCTCCGCCTTTGGAGAGAAGAGCCGTTTCATCCCCGCCGTGGTGAAGCACGGCGGCAGGTGGGACCTGCGCCTCAACGGCTTGCGCCGCATCGCCTGGGAGCTGCAGCGCCGCACCTCGGTGGAGGTGCTGCCCGAGGCCCGGCCCTGTCTGCTCGACAGCTCGGAGATCTTCGAATACCCGTTCCTCTACTTCGGGGGCGAGGGCAGCTTCCCGGCGCTCAGCGACGCGGAGGTGGAGAACCTGCGGCGCTACCTGACGTTCGGCGGCTTCCTGCTGGCGGACGCCAACGACGGCAGCGACGGGGACGGCTTCGACTCGAGCTTCCGCCGGGAGATGGCGCGGGTGCTGCCGCAGAGCCCGCTGTCGACGGTGCCCTCCACCCACGTCGTCTTCAAGACGTTCTTCCTGCTGGACGCGGCGCCGGGCCGGCTGCTCAACAAGCCGCACCTGCAGGCCTGCATGCTGGGCAAGCGCGCCGCGGTGATGTACTCGCAGAACGACCTTGCGGGCGCCTGGAGCCGCACCGAGGCGGGAGATTACGAGTTCGACGTCTCTCCTGGCGGAGAGCCGCAGCGTGAGTTAGCCATCCGGATGGGCATCAATCTGTGCATGTATGCCCTCTGCCTGGATTACAAGGACGACGCCGTCCACCTGGACATCATCCTCAACAAGCGGCGCTGA
- a CDS encoding glutamine amidotransferase yields the protein MNSQPFNDWKLVSLSPLPVWVMVLLGVGLVLGIALAAWGVRREPSRLRKGLLWVLRLGAGVAALFFLLEPGIRHLQVARMKNRVAVLVDRSASMGFPAEPGGPSRSGQVGTYLDKIAPNLAALQDRFTVEVYGFDPELAPVTPATLRNEPPRAGTTDILSALRAVGAGSQGARKLSGVLLFSDGADNAELAAGAVGKARSALTDLGVPVSTFLVGQETLKDLAIEGLKVDDFAFVRNSLTVEVEIHGRGFSGKDIPVVLSQEGKTVASKTVRLQSSDDVQPVAFTFTPDQTGRFVYTVTVPTFPDEAVSDNNTRSFTLKVIRDRVRVLLVVGRPSWDERYLRGLLRQDANVDMVSFYILRTMTDDPGVVSQERELSLIPFPMEEIFDTKLDTFDVVIFQNFGYADPSLAITEYERNLERYVHNGGAIVMIGGDSVLGEGRATMPTLMEALPVEAAGPANVEPFKARLTPDGVRHPVTALGTGVSSTEAAWAELPAIPGINSTRARPGATVLLDHPFHLVDGKNAPLVAVWDYGRGRAMALATDASWYWAFTSHKGGSPNRTYDRFWGNALRWLVRDPDLTTLKVTADPPSVEPGKPVGVVVSARTADYQAAQDAQVRVELFSVATQKPVAVQTGTTGPDGMVRLEFAPPAPGPYKLLGTAKKGETDLGQGEDAVAVRAVGPELSDASVRPALLEQIAKVTGGKAYRLQQESTLPEVPLLDPPVVEVGRAKDQPLWDRWYYLVVLVGLAGAEWFLRRRFGYV from the coding sequence ATGAACTCACAGCCCTTCAACGACTGGAAGCTGGTCAGCCTCTCGCCCCTGCCCGTGTGGGTGATGGTCCTGTTGGGGGTGGGGCTCGTGCTGGGCATCGCCCTGGCGGCCTGGGGCGTGCGCCGCGAGCCCTCGCGCCTGCGCAAGGGGCTGCTCTGGGTGCTGAGGCTGGGCGCGGGGGTGGCCGCGCTGTTCTTCCTGCTGGAGCCCGGCATCCGTCACCTGCAGGTGGCGCGGATGAAGAACCGGGTGGCGGTGCTGGTGGACCGCTCGGCCTCCATGGGCTTCCCGGCCGAGCCGGGGGGCCCCTCGCGCTCGGGGCAGGTGGGCACCTACCTGGACAAGATCGCCCCGAACCTGGCGGCGCTGCAGGACCGCTTCACGGTGGAGGTGTACGGGTTCGACCCGGAGCTGGCGCCGGTGACTCCGGCCACGCTGCGGAACGAGCCGCCGCGGGCGGGCACCACGGACATCCTCTCGGCGCTGCGAGCGGTGGGCGCGGGCTCGCAGGGCGCGCGCAAGCTGTCCGGCGTGCTGCTCTTCAGTGACGGGGCGGACAACGCGGAGCTGGCGGCGGGCGCGGTGGGCAAGGCGCGCTCGGCGCTGACGGACCTGGGCGTGCCGGTGTCCACCTTCCTGGTGGGCCAGGAGACGCTGAAGGACCTGGCGATCGAAGGGCTCAAGGTGGACGACTTCGCCTTCGTGCGCAACTCGCTCACGGTGGAGGTGGAGATCCACGGCCGGGGCTTCTCGGGCAAGGACATCCCCGTGGTGCTCAGCCAGGAGGGCAAGACGGTGGCGAGCAAGACGGTGCGCCTCCAGTCCTCGGACGACGTGCAGCCGGTGGCGTTCACGTTCACGCCGGACCAGACGGGGCGCTTCGTCTACACCGTCACGGTGCCCACCTTCCCGGACGAGGCGGTGAGCGACAACAACACGCGCTCGTTCACGCTGAAGGTGATCCGCGACCGCGTGCGCGTGCTGCTGGTGGTGGGGCGGCCCTCGTGGGACGAGCGCTACCTGCGCGGCCTGCTGCGCCAGGACGCCAACGTGGACATGGTGTCCTTCTACATCCTGCGGACGATGACGGACGATCCGGGCGTGGTGAGCCAGGAGCGCGAGCTGTCGCTGATTCCCTTCCCCATGGAGGAGATCTTCGACACGAAGCTGGACACCTTCGACGTCGTCATCTTCCAGAACTTCGGGTACGCGGACCCGTCGCTGGCCATCACCGAGTACGAGCGCAACCTGGAGCGCTACGTCCACAACGGCGGCGCCATCGTGATGATCGGCGGCGACAGCGTGCTGGGCGAGGGGCGGGCGACGATGCCCACGCTGATGGAGGCGCTGCCGGTGGAGGCCGCGGGGCCGGCCAACGTGGAGCCCTTCAAGGCGCGCCTGACGCCGGACGGCGTGCGCCACCCGGTGACGGCGCTGGGCACGGGCGTGTCGAGCACGGAGGCGGCGTGGGCGGAGCTGCCGGCCATCCCGGGCATCAACTCCACGCGGGCGCGGCCGGGGGCGACGGTGCTGCTGGACCACCCGTTCCACCTGGTGGACGGGAAGAACGCGCCACTGGTGGCGGTGTGGGACTACGGGCGGGGCCGGGCGATGGCCCTGGCCACGGACGCCAGCTGGTACTGGGCCTTCACCTCCCACAAGGGCGGCTCGCCGAACCGGACATATGACCGCTTCTGGGGCAACGCGCTGCGCTGGCTGGTGAGGGATCCGGACCTGACGACGCTGAAGGTGACGGCGGATCCGCCCTCGGTGGAGCCGGGCAAGCCGGTGGGCGTGGTGGTGTCGGCGCGGACGGCGGACTACCAGGCGGCGCAGGACGCGCAGGTGCGGGTGGAGCTGTTCTCGGTGGCCACGCAGAAGCCGGTGGCGGTGCAGACGGGGACGACGGGGCCGGACGGGATGGTGCGGCTGGAGTTCGCGCCTCCGGCGCCGGGGCCGTACAAGCTGCTGGGCACGGCGAAGAAGGGCGAGACGGACCTGGGGCAGGGCGAGGACGCGGTGGCGGTGCGCGCGGTGGGGCCGGAGCTGTCGGACGCCTCGGTGCGGCCAGCGCTCCTGGAGCAGATCGCCAAGGTGACGGGCGGCAAGGCCTACCGGCTGCAACAGGAGAGCACGCTGCCGGAGGTGCCGCTGCTGGATCCGCCGGTGGTGGAGGTGGGTCGGGCGAAGGATCAGCCCCTGTGGGACCGCTGGTACTACCTGGTGGTGCTCGTGGGGCTGGCGGGCGCCGAGTGGTTCCTGCGCCGCCGGTTCGGCTACGTCTGA
- a CDS encoding superoxide dismutase family protein — protein sequence MKSHALLTAATLALAAPALAQKTTPSAVREKTVEAAKKDEKTAAPQETKAGDTAKASLKDAKGQPVGDVTFEQTPHGVLIKGTLSNIPAGTHAIHIHEAGKCDAPEFKTAGGHFNPSKKTHGMLSPGGKHEGDLPNLNVAQDGKVQFEFFANGGLTVASMMDTDGASVVVHAKADDYKTDPAGDAGGRIACGVVSK from the coding sequence ATGAAGTCCCATGCACTGCTGACCGCCGCAACCCTCGCCCTCGCCGCTCCCGCGCTTGCCCAGAAGACCACCCCCTCGGCCGTGCGCGAGAAGACCGTCGAAGCGGCGAAGAAGGACGAGAAGACGGCCGCTCCCCAGGAGACGAAGGCCGGCGACACGGCCAAGGCGAGCCTCAAGGACGCCAAGGGCCAGCCGGTGGGCGACGTGACGTTCGAGCAGACGCCCCACGGCGTCCTCATCAAGGGCACCCTCTCCAACATCCCCGCGGGCACGCACGCCATCCACATCCACGAGGCCGGCAAGTGCGACGCCCCCGAGTTCAAGACCGCCGGCGGCCACTTCAACCCGAGCAAGAAGACCCACGGCATGCTGTCCCCGGGCGGCAAGCACGAGGGCGACCTGCCCAACCTCAACGTGGCCCAGGACGGCAAGGTCCAGTTCGAGTTCTTCGCCAACGGTGGCCTCACCGTGGCGTCGATGATGGACACGGATGGCGCCTCGGTCGTCGTGCACGCCAAGGCGGACGACTACAAGACGGACCCGGCCGGTGACGCGGGCGGGCGCATCGCCTGCGGCGTCGTCTCCAAGTAA
- a CDS encoding HsdM family class I SAM-dependent methyltransferase: protein MSRARLAPPVLDEEALVHQFPEIDRLALGAFYTPAPLVERTLRLALAHLEGEPLTVVDPACGAGAFLSAAARMRPEARLCGLELLPEVARVCQARVPEADVHVGDALRGGLEPLLERIPSGHRELWVGNPPYNGTSALLKDRAAWSRLRALMPLALPPGTSLRDDFAFFLLLAAHRLSTRPGVLAFITPSSLLDAFLYAPLRQALLGMLKLRAVVDLGPGAFTGTQVRTCITVWSSLPGRARPPSFERDGKRSTFTPEAPEWRLAPTPEEAAALDARWRAQGEPLTTLVPVSFPGLKTRFDELLVDEDPRRLLDRLRHFARTPPRGLPAFARAHGIPEALLPKLRALKDGPPLRLEASNVRPFFRYAGARHRGSLPPEARAFCYLDRRLIPRGDHRLRGLYDPHLGAVKLLFNVRELPLSAALLEEEGCVHDHRHARFAPLLVPRRIRDEGLSVARAARSLEELGPLVPNLSPRGLAWAEQLGGPLQVFRELVRFLNGSEVQQHWAPVFGASRVVPVPFPLR, encoded by the coding sequence ATGTCGCGCGCACGTCTCGCGCCGCCCGTGCTCGACGAGGAGGCGCTGGTCCATCAGTTCCCGGAGATCGACCGGCTGGCGCTGGGGGCCTTCTACACCCCCGCGCCGCTGGTGGAGCGCACGCTGAGGCTCGCGCTCGCGCACCTGGAGGGTGAGCCGCTCACCGTGGTGGACCCGGCCTGTGGCGCGGGCGCCTTCCTCTCCGCCGCCGCCCGGATGAGGCCCGAGGCCCGCCTGTGTGGCCTCGAGCTGCTGCCCGAGGTGGCCCGCGTGTGCCAGGCCCGCGTGCCCGAGGCGGACGTGCACGTGGGCGATGCCCTGCGCGGAGGCCTGGAGCCCCTGCTCGAGCGCATCCCCTCCGGCCACCGCGAGCTGTGGGTGGGCAACCCGCCCTACAACGGCACCTCCGCCCTCTTGAAGGACCGTGCCGCCTGGTCCCGCCTGCGTGCGCTCATGCCGCTCGCCCTGCCGCCCGGGACGAGCCTGCGCGATGACTTCGCCTTCTTCCTCCTGCTCGCGGCCCATCGACTCTCCACGCGCCCCGGGGTGCTCGCCTTCATCACGCCCTCCAGCCTGCTCGATGCCTTCCTCTACGCCCCGCTGCGCCAGGCCCTGCTGGGCATGCTGAAGCTCCGCGCCGTGGTGGACCTGGGCCCCGGGGCCTTCACCGGAACCCAGGTGCGCACCTGCATCACCGTCTGGAGCTCGCTGCCCGGCCGGGCCCGGCCCCCCTCGTTCGAGCGGGACGGCAAGCGCTCCACCTTCACGCCCGAGGCTCCCGAGTGGCGCCTCGCTCCCACGCCCGAGGAGGCCGCGGCGCTCGACGCGCGCTGGCGGGCCCAGGGAGAGCCCCTCACCACGCTCGTCCCCGTGAGCTTCCCGGGCCTGAAGACGCGCTTCGATGAGCTGCTCGTGGATGAGGACCCTCGGCGACTCCTCGACCGCCTGCGCCACTTCGCCCGGACTCCTCCGCGCGGCCTTCCCGCCTTCGCGCGAGCCCATGGCATCCCCGAAGCGCTCCTGCCCAAGCTCCGAGCGCTGAAGGACGGCCCGCCCCTGCGCCTGGAGGCCTCCAACGTGCGGCCCTTCTTCCGCTACGCCGGTGCCCGCCACCGAGGCTCGCTCCCGCCCGAGGCCCGCGCCTTCTGCTACCTGGACCGGCGGCTCATCCCTCGCGGCGATCACCGCCTGCGCGGCCTGTACGATCCGCACCTGGGCGCCGTGAAGCTCCTCTTCAACGTGCGCGAGCTGCCGCTCTCGGCGGCCCTGCTGGAAGAGGAGGGCTGCGTCCACGACCACCGTCATGCCCGCTTCGCCCCGCTCCTCGTGCCTCGGAGGATCCGCGACGAGGGGCTCTCCGTCGCCCGCGCCGCGCGCTCCCTCGAGGAGCTGGGGCCGCTCGTGCCCAACCTCTCCCCGAGAGGGCTGGCCTGGGCGGAGCAGCTCGGCGGCCCGCTACAGGTCTTCCGCGAGCTCGTGCGCTTCCTCAACGGCTCCGAGGTGCAGCAGCACTGGGCCCCCGTGTTCGGCGCGTCCCGAGTCGTCCCCGTGCCGTTCCCGCTCCGCTGA
- a CDS encoding neutral/alkaline ceramidase, producing the protein MQRSSRCLLLGALVLALGSCSPEFPSDEDSNLDTQQAGLTGPCAGNTSFQVGSGIYDITGPAAELGMMGYAMIDQKTAGIHQRLRARAFVLASPCNGKRLVFVSADLGQIFQGVKQQVVERLQARYGAMYSDANVMLSATHTHSGPGGFSHYALYNLTILGYDKQNFEAVVDGIVQAVVRAHTNLAPGSIRVTSGDLLNASINRSPEQYLYNPAPERSQYGYDTDKKMTLLRLQGSDGTEVGTINWFAVHATSMGNDNLLISGDNKGYASYLFEKAKGTNYLAGKTFVAAFAQSNEGDVTPNIFGGTNGGGANDFESVELSGGKQYTLAKSLYDGASTLLTGAVDYRHTHVKMDAVQVAPQYAGGTARTTCTAAIGISMLAGAEDGPGFGSEGNTCAQVENLWNAFTCAVTTTPCQSEKPVVLEMGSMTPYPWTPEVLPLQVATVGNLALVAVPFEMTTMAGRRLRQAVLNQLAPIGVNQVVIAGLSNAYAGYLVTREEYTKQDYEGASTHFGPWTLAAVQQESEKLAAALRDDASVPAGPTPRDLRNEQTTLQTGVVFDDKLLTVSFGSVATNASASYTRGQTVSVKFWGAHPKNNLRRQGSFLEVQRKSGTSWVTVAYDWDWETKYKWQRNNCVPTFACSHVTIEWKIPSTATPGTYRIRHDGDWKSGWDGAIRPYTGYSREFTVN; encoded by the coding sequence ATGCAGAGATCTTCTCGTTGCTTGCTCCTGGGGGCGCTGGTGCTGGCGCTGGGCTCCTGCTCTCCGGAGTTCCCGTCCGATGAGGACTCCAACCTCGACACGCAGCAGGCCGGGCTGACGGGGCCCTGCGCGGGCAACACGTCCTTCCAGGTGGGCTCGGGCATCTACGACATCACCGGCCCGGCGGCGGAGCTGGGGATGATGGGCTACGCGATGATCGACCAGAAGACGGCCGGCATCCACCAGCGGCTGCGCGCGCGTGCCTTCGTCCTCGCCTCGCCGTGCAACGGCAAGCGCCTGGTGTTCGTCAGCGCGGACCTGGGGCAGATCTTCCAGGGCGTGAAGCAGCAGGTGGTGGAGCGGCTGCAGGCGCGCTACGGCGCGATGTACTCGGACGCGAACGTGATGCTGAGCGCCACGCACACGCACAGCGGGCCGGGCGGCTTCTCGCACTACGCGCTCTACAACCTGACGATCCTCGGCTACGACAAGCAGAACTTCGAGGCCGTGGTGGACGGCATCGTCCAGGCCGTCGTCCGGGCGCACACCAACCTGGCCCCGGGCTCCATCCGCGTCACTTCCGGAGACCTGCTCAACGCGAGCATCAACCGCTCGCCGGAGCAGTACCTGTACAACCCCGCTCCGGAGCGGAGCCAGTACGGCTACGACACGGACAAGAAGATGACGCTGCTGCGGCTGCAGGGCTCGGACGGGACGGAGGTGGGGACGATCAACTGGTTCGCCGTGCACGCCACCTCCATGGGCAACGACAACCTGCTCATCAGCGGCGACAACAAGGGCTACGCCTCCTACCTCTTCGAGAAGGCCAAGGGGACGAACTACCTGGCGGGGAAGACGTTCGTGGCCGCCTTCGCCCAGAGCAACGAGGGCGACGTGACGCCCAACATCTTCGGAGGCACCAACGGCGGTGGCGCCAATGACTTCGAGAGCGTGGAGCTCTCCGGCGGCAAGCAGTACACGCTGGCGAAGTCCCTCTACGACGGCGCATCCACGCTGCTCACGGGCGCGGTGGACTACCGGCACACGCACGTGAAGATGGACGCGGTGCAGGTGGCCCCGCAGTACGCGGGCGGCACCGCGCGCACCACGTGCACGGCGGCCATCGGCATCTCCATGCTCGCGGGCGCCGAGGACGGGCCGGGCTTCGGCAGCGAGGGCAACACCTGCGCCCAGGTCGAGAATCTATGGAACGCCTTCACCTGCGCGGTGACCACCACGCCGTGCCAGAGCGAGAAGCCCGTGGTGCTGGAGATGGGGAGCATGACGCCGTACCCGTGGACGCCCGAGGTGCTGCCGCTGCAGGTGGCGACGGTGGGCAACCTGGCGCTGGTGGCGGTGCCCTTCGAGATGACGACGATGGCGGGCCGGCGGCTGCGCCAGGCGGTGCTGAACCAGCTGGCGCCCATCGGCGTGAACCAGGTGGTCATCGCCGGGCTCTCCAACGCCTATGCCGGCTACCTCGTCACCCGCGAGGAGTACACGAAGCAGGACTACGAGGGAGCCTCCACGCACTTCGGCCCGTGGACGCTGGCGGCGGTGCAGCAGGAGTCGGAGAAGCTGGCGGCGGCGCTCCGGGACGACGCCTCCGTTCCGGCGGGGCCCACGCCGAGAGACCTGCGCAACGAGCAGACGACGCTGCAGACGGGCGTGGTGTTCGACGACAAGCTGCTCACGGTGAGCTTCGGCAGCGTCGCGACGAACGCGAGCGCCTCGTACACGCGGGGGCAGACGGTGTCGGTGAAGTTCTGGGGCGCCCACCCGAAGAACAACCTGCGGCGGCAGGGCTCGTTCCTGGAGGTGCAGCGCAAGTCGGGCACCTCGTGGGTGACGGTGGCGTACGACTGGGACTGGGAGACGAAGTACAAGTGGCAGCGCAACAACTGCGTGCCCACGTTCGCCTGCTCTCACGTGACGATCGAGTGGAAGATCCCCTCCACGGCGACGCCGGGCACCTACCGCATCCGGCACGACGGAGACTGGAAGTCCGGCTGGGACGGCGCCATCCGCCCCTACACGGGGTACTCGCGCGAGTTCACGGTGAATTGA